In Chlorobiota bacterium, the sequence GATACTCCGTAAGGGGTGCGGTCCTTGCTTGGCCGGTGTACGGGTCCGGCGCGCCAACCACTGTGGAGTAGTTTGCCGCAGGGCTTGAGGCCGTTCCCACCGCCTTCTGCGCAGTGTAGTTTACCTCACCCCGGAAATTGCTGCTCAGCTGCCGCCGAATCGTGACCTCCACCCCGCGAACGTTCCCGAACTCGTTGACATCGTAGATCAGATACGGGCTGGGAAGCGCGGGAACATACCGCACCCCGCTCTGGTTGAAGATGTCGCGGTAGTAGGCTGTCAGGTCAATGGAGTAATCGTCGCCAATCACGGATTGGTACCCCATCTCATAGTTGATCTGCCGCTCCGACCGGATGTCGGGATTGCCGAACAACTGGTTCCCACGCTGCGCATCGCCATAGGCGTTGTCGTACAGCAGATTGAACTCCGGGCGGCGGAACAGCATGGCGAAGTTTACACGAAACTGCGACCGCTCGGTGATCGGGTAGGCAATGCCGATGCGCGGGCTAACCTGGAACTTCATGGCCGCATCCCCCTGCTGGTCCAGCGACCGCAGAACCTCACGGAACGTGCTCCGCTCCGCTGGTGCCGAATAGGTCCCAGGGTTGAACACCTCGAACCGCACCCCAGGCTGCACCACAATGGACTTATAACGGAAGCTGGTCCCCAGATACAAAGCAAGCTCCCACGGGTGATATGGGCTGGCAAAAAACTCGTTCAGCTTTCCGGTGGTGTCCTTGAAGGTGAAGTAATTACTGCTGATTCCGTACACATCGAAGAACGGGTTTTGATCCCAGGGAGCGAGTTGCTGTGGCGGCGCAACGTGTAGCGGGCCGCGTCAACCCCGGCCTTAACCTCCGCGCCAATCTCCCCAATCGTGAACATCCCTTCGTAGGCGGCGTTCAAGGCCATTTTGGTGGAGGCCCGGTACTCATATCCACCGCTGTTTCCGTGCACCGGAAATATCCCGCTGTTCATTCCGTACGGGTTCATGCTTGCCCCGCCCGACTCCGGCCCTTCATACAACCCCGTTAGCGGGTTCCGCAGGTACGGTGATGCTTGCACAGCAGTGTTCGGGTTGGGGCGGTGATCCTGCTGCGGAAGATCGTAGCGGTCAAGAATCACATCCCCGTTGGCATCGCTTGGGCGGTAGATGTGGAACGCATCAAGCATCCCGTAGCTGCGCGACTCATCCTTTTCCCCCAACTCATACTCACGATCCACCACCGTAAGGTTCAAACGGAGCAGCGAAAGGGAGTCAAGGAAATGAACCAGCTTCACGTTGCCACGCCGTAGCAGGATATTCTCGTTCGTCTGCTGCGCGTCCCGTTCCAGCACGCTGAACAGGGTGTCGCTTTCGCCGGTTGTTTTCACGAACAGAGGGTGGTCGAACTGATAGATATTCCCCCACGCCCCATGCTCCGCGCTGGTCCAGCCAATCTCGCCGCCAAACTCTATCGAAGTCATTGGCGTAAGATTCGCCTTGAACCGCGCCGTGACATCGCGGATCATTGCTTGCTGGTGCGGAAGCTGCCCCAAGTTTGTTGGGTTCACCTGCTGGCCCCACACCTGGCGCGCAAGCCCAGCACGCGCCGCCGCATATTCCGCCGACATATCGTTCACCTTGTAGCTTGGCGAAGTGTTCTTGATTCCTTCATACTTGCCGGAGATGAAGAAGGTCATGCCGTTCCAACCGGGCATTGGGCCGCCAACACCAAACTCATACGTGCTTCGCCCCGACCCCTGCAACTGTGCTGCCGGAAGCGTGGTGTCGGTTGTGGTTCCGGCTTTCTTCACCGTCAAGGGATCGCTCCATCCGTACAGCCATGGAACGGCGGTGCGGAACCGTGCAACCGCCTCGTAGCGGTCGTTCCGCCCGGTGCGGGTGACAAGGTTGAAGCCCGGCCCATCCAGATCATACTCGGCACCGAAGCCACTTTTCAGAAGATCAAGCTGGGCGTAGGCAACCGAAGCCGGGGTTGGCGCAAGCGCGAAGGAGGTCCCCGCGCCACCGGTGAATTCATCGCTGACGTTGGCCCCATCAATCAGGAAAGCACTTTCCTGAGGCCGCCCGCCATGGATTGATGGCCCGTTCCCGGTGGAGATCACCCCAGCAAGCCCGTCAAGAAGTCCCCCAACCCCTTGCGTTGGCCGGTCCTGGATAAGCTCGGCCGGAAGAATCTCCCGGTTGATGGGGTCGCCGCGAAAAATGGGTGTGGCGTTCGTCCGTTCGGTCACGATAATCGGCCCCCTGGACCACATGCTCAGCTGAATCTGCAAGGTGATTGTCCGGTCCACAAGGACCTCCACCGCCGTGGTGTCCGGAACCGAGCCACTTCTTGTGGTCACAAGGGTGTATTGCCCGGGGTCAATGTTGATGATTCTAAACTCGCCAGATTGATTTGCGACGGCCCCATATCTGGAGCCAAGCAGGCGGATGTTTGCACCGGTGGCCGGCGCGCCCTCTTCTTCAAAAACCTTCCCTTGAATTGTTCCGGTAGATTGTGCGGTAAGTGCGATGGGAGCCAATAGCAGCAATGCCCCAACGCCCGCAAGAATGTTCCTCATATCGAGAACTCCTGTCGTTAAGCGTTCGAAGTGCAGACCGTTGTTGATGCTCCCCTGGGGACGAGACAATCTAACCAGCAGGTGGCGGGAAGGTTACTTGCGCAACGTTGCTTGCGAAAGGTTGCTTGCGAACCGCAGAGAAAAGGTTGGTGGGAATTGCTTGAAACTGAGGTGACCCCAGCGCCGGTGATGAAACAGGCCGCAAGGGAAGCGATGGAGCTTCGGCTTACCGCTGAATCACTATCCGCTTCGACTGGTGGTACTGGCCCGCCTCGATGGTGTAAAAGTAGGCTCCATCGGGAAGGTCCGAAAGGTCAAGAAGAAGGCTGTACTGGCCGCCACGCAGTTCTTGCTGCAACGGCATCAGCACTTGGCGGCCTTGCGCGTCGAACAGGCGGATGGTGGTGCGGGCATCCTCAAGCTGCTGGAAGCCAATCGTGACAATGCCGTTGGCCGGGTTCGGCACGGGGTCGTTCAGGGCGTTGTGGTGCTTCCCAAGCCCGATGCTGGTTAGCACGCAGCGGCTGCCAATCTGGACCACTGCCGAATCGGCGCAGATGGTTGGGACCAACAGCGGGACAGTGCTTGCGGCGGAATCAATCTTCACCACGGCATCGCCATTCCCCCCGGCCAACGCCAAAAACTTCAGCCGCGCAACCGGCGTGGGAACCGCCGTTGCCCCCTGAAGCCGCAGCTGCAACCGGCCACTTCCATCGGCAACGGCTTGCAGCCCGGCGGGCAAGGCTTGAAGAAATTGGAGCATCGTCACCGGATAGCGAACCTGCCATTCAAGATCGGTTGGGGAGGAGAGTTGCAAGGATTTCAGCGATTGCAGAACAACCTCCACCGTATCCCCCGCAATCGCTCGGGTCCGCCCGCCGATGCAGAATTGGACCTGATCCCCCAACTCTATCCCAACCCCCAACAGGCTTACCGGAACGGAGTCGCGGCAGGGATTGCTGAGCATTGCCAGCGGGGTGATTTGGTAGCTGCCAGGTGCGTCGGGGGCAAACTCCAACTCCATCACCACGGAATCCCCGGGCTGCAACATTCGCGGCAGCGGCGGTTGTGCCGAAACCACACGGAACGCCCCCGGCAACCCGCCCAGCGAATCCAGTTGCAGCGGAAGCTCGGTGGTGTTGGTCAGCGTCAGCGTTGCGCGCGCGGCGGTGCGGACCGGAACCGCGCCAAAATCCCCCCCCGATGCGGCAAGCGTTGGCGCAACAATCCGCGCCGACACATCCAGCAGAAGCGTGTCGTTGCACGGCGCAAGCACCACCGCAAACTGCGCGGCAGCGTCGCCAGGGGCCGCGGGGGTGAACTGAATTGGCAGCGTGATGGAGTCGCCGGAAGGAATGGCCATGCCGATGCTTGCCGGGCTTGCCGAAAACGCAGTATCCCCCGCAACCCGAACCACTGCCACAACACGCGCCGGCGTTGGGCTGTTCCCCCGGTTCCGCACAATGGCGGGGATGGTAAACGTGCCAGGAATCGCGCAGCGGAGCAGCGGCCCAAGCGCGACCTTGCTTTGGGCAAACGACAAGATGAACCCCGTTTTTACGCCGCGAACCTGCACCACAATCGGCGTGCTGCATCCATCCACGTAGTAGCGCAGGCTGTCAACGTTTTCCCCGGTTTTCTGCGGCGTAAATCGGACCGTGACTTGCCGCGTTCCCCCCGCCGGAATATCGAACGGAAGGAAGGGCCGCAGATGCGCCAGCCCAAGCGTTGTCCCAACCGAATCAACCCGAACAACCCCAAGCGAGTTGTTGACAAACGTGATGACGGTATCAATGAACGACGTGCATTGCAGCAGTGACCCCATATCCACCTGCGCCGGCGCGGCGGACAGCTGCAGGTCCACCCGATTGGCCACCACCACCAGCCGCAGCGTGTCGGCACATCCATCGGCATCGAAAGGGATTGCAAGGGTTAGAAGATTGCTGCCGGAAGCAACCGAGCGGTAACGAATCCGCAGCGGAAGATCGCCCCCGGGCAAAACCGAGACCGGGAAATTTGCGGGATCAACAATGCTGAACTGTGGATTGCTCAGCGTTGGGTTTGCGGCAACCAGCATCCCGGCTGCAAGGCTTCGCAGCGTCACAAGGGTATCGCGCAGAACGGTGTCGCCAGCGCAGGCGGCAAAGGTGGGGATCCGAATCGTATCGGCGGGGGCACGCAGCCCGCCACGCCCAAGCCGTTTCCCGCGAAGCTCAACCGTTGCCGAAACGCCGCACGGTCCGCCAAGCAGTTGCAAGATTTCCGTGGCATCGCTGGTCCCGGCGTTTGGCCGGAACCGCAGCCGCAGCGTGACGCTCCCCGCCGGAGGAATCGTCAGCGGTGGCGGGTTCAAAATCTGGAACTCCACCAATGCCGAGGCCGAGGCAATCGTGATTGGCGTGGTCCCATCGTTGAACAGGGTGATGGAGGTGTCGGACTGCGTGCCGCA encodes:
- a CDS encoding TonB-dependent receptor, which produces MYGISSNYFTFKDTTGKLNEFFASPYHPWELALYLGTSFRYKSIVVQPGVRFEVFNPGTYSAPAERSTFREVLRSLDQQGDAAMKFQVSPRIGIAYPITERSQFRVNFAMLFRRPEFNLLYDNAYGDAQRGNQLFGNPDIRSERQINYEMGYQSVIGDDYSIDLTAYYRDIFNQSGVRYVPALPSPYLIYDVNEFGNVRGVEVTIRRQLSSNFRGEVNYTAQKAVGTASSPAANYSTVVGAPDPYTGQARTAPLTEYPLSFDVAHKANLNVAFVWRKGEGPSIGGILPLEGTTISLGASFATGIPYTLESSRGVQLSEMNARRFPSRFNTDAHIERTFRLADLFGESFGEMELRLFADINNLLNLTAASGVAISRNVGGSLFSISGNADADGRTLDLRIGDFVATPYHKDSDPARPETFDANQYDRFGHRLYNPYADVNLDGVVTQQERYEGYQRYVATAQSLRANYQQPRTVAVGFAVKF
- a CDS encoding carboxypeptidase regulatory-like domain-containing protein produces the protein MRNILAGVGALLLLAPIALTAQSTGTIQGKVFEEEGAPATGANIRLLGSRYGAVANQSGEFRIINIDPGQYTLVTTRSGSVPDTTAVEVLVDRTITLQIQLSMWSRGPIIVTERTNATPIFRGDPINREILPAELIQDRPTQGVGGLLDGLAGVISTGNGPSIHGGRPQESAFLIDGANVSDEFTGGAGTSFALAPTPASVAYAQLDLLKSGFGAEYDLDGPGFNLVTRTGRNDRYEAVARFRTAVPWLYGWSDPLTVKKAGTTTDTTLPAAQLQGSGRSTYEFGVGGPMPGWNGMTFFISGKYEGIKNTSPSYKVNDMSAEYAAARAGLARQVWGQQVNPTNLGQLPHQQAMIRDVTARFKANLTPMTSIEFGGEIGWTSAEHGAWGNIYQFDHPLFVKTTGESDTLFSVLERDAQQTNENILLRRGNVKLVHFLDSLSLLRLNLTVVDREYELGEKDESRSYGMLDAFHIYRPSDANGDVILDRYDLPQQDHRPNPNTAVQASPYLRNPLTGLYEGPESGGASMNPYGMNSGIFPVHGNSGGYEYRASTKMALNAAYEGMFTIGEIGAEVKAGVDAARYTLRRHSNSLPGIKTRSSMCTESAVITSPSRTPPES